The DNA sequence GCTCCCGCCAGCCCAGCACCTGCAGGCCGGAAAAGATGCTTCCCAGCAGCAGCGTAGCTCCCAGGCAGCGCGACAGGTTCCGAATGTCGTCGGAGCGGTAGATGCGCTGGGCCTGGCTGAGCGTGTAGCTGCTGATGAGCAGCACGATGGTACTCAAAGAGAAGTAGCGCGGCAGCGGGTGCGCCCCGGTAGGCATGCCGCTGAGCGTGCGGGTCTGGATGTAGGCAGCCACCAGAATGACAAACAGCACCGTGATGCCCACCATAGCCAGGTACAGCAGCATGAGCAGCGGCGGCACCCGCTCGATGCGGGCGAAGGCGGAAGGCGGCCGGCCGGCCCCTACTTTGTCTTTGCGTTCTTTGTCGGAATTCATCATCGGGTGCGAGGAAGCTACGTACGTTCTGGAAACCAATCCAAGAGCCATAAGTTCCGTTCTCGACCTGACTGACGGCACCGGTGGCTACAGAGCAAGATACGTAAAATGCCCTTCCTCGGGCACCCTTATTTCCGGGGATTTCTACCGAAAAAAAGACCCGATTTTTCCCAGCACGGCGTTGATGGTAATCTTGGCCGAGCGGCCGGCCCCGAAGGTGACGTGCGTCTTGCCCGCCACCCGCAAATCCAGGATCAGCCCCAGCTCCCGGGCCAGGTCGTTGAGCTGCTGCAACGGGTCGGGGGCGTTGGCCGGCTTGGGCTTCTTGGGGCCGGGCGGACCGCTGGTGAGCTTGTCGAGCACGCGCTGGCTGGGCAGGTTCACAATCAGATAGGAGCCCGAGCCGGCAATCTGAATGTCGTCCCCA is a window from the Hymenobacter aquaticus genome containing:
- a CDS encoding cytochrome c oxidase subunit 3, translated to MMNSDKERKDKVGAGRPPSAFARIERVPPLLMLLYLAMVGITVLFVILVAAYIQTRTLSGMPTGAHPLPRYFSLSTIVLLISSYTLSQAQRIYRSDDIRNLSRCLGATLLLGSIFSGLQVLGWRELMNQGIFFVGEASGTYIYLISALHVAHLLGGMLLLLALMLRSMHASRDAVRSLVFIRDPYRHRQLRMLNIYWHFIDALWVALFAIFLFLY